A region of Streptomyces halobius DNA encodes the following proteins:
- a CDS encoding LAETG motif-containing sortase-dependent surface protein codes for MKLHRALATAVVTTVIGPVALLATPAAYATGKAPASGATPSASAPATAAPTPAPTAAGGTDAGGSTAGGASGEPATGRPTAVSTPAASAKPTPATSGSAKPSATPSPTYTRPTFCSPIFDEERGKTGLVGLPGKVVAGSGWHEFTYRVTNVSKITVMETDISLSLGTADPRLSDVAELDVTVEWFSPKTREWKPVEGEGAKFQDNEDFATIKRLEPGEYADAKMRIKIGEKAKAGSGYFFTTGYSYGADDKCGFDDISQFDFSVLSPGSKPGKVDDAKGKPGKPEDGKGRPGKPGQLGTAGNKSAPHGGSGLDELPVSGKLAETGSSDTLPTLAAIGGAAALAGAGAVFLVRRRKTGSEA; via the coding sequence TTGAAGCTTCACCGTGCTCTGGCGACCGCAGTCGTGACGACGGTCATCGGCCCCGTGGCACTGCTCGCGACCCCTGCCGCATACGCGACGGGAAAGGCGCCTGCGTCCGGTGCCACGCCTTCGGCGTCGGCCCCGGCCACCGCCGCGCCAACGCCTGCGCCGACCGCCGCCGGTGGCACCGATGCCGGCGGTAGCACCGCTGGTGGTGCGAGCGGCGAGCCTGCCACCGGGCGGCCGACTGCGGTGTCGACCCCCGCCGCCTCGGCCAAGCCCACCCCCGCCACCTCGGGCTCGGCGAAGCCGAGCGCCACGCCGTCCCCCACCTACACCCGCCCGACGTTCTGCTCCCCGATCTTCGACGAAGAGCGCGGGAAGACGGGGCTGGTTGGTCTTCCGGGCAAGGTCGTAGCCGGTTCTGGCTGGCATGAGTTCACATACCGCGTGACCAACGTCTCCAAGATCACGGTGATGGAGACCGATATCTCTCTCTCCCTCGGCACCGCCGACCCGAGACTAAGCGACGTCGCCGAACTGGACGTCACGGTCGAGTGGTTCAGCCCGAAGACACGCGAGTGGAAGCCCGTCGAGGGTGAGGGTGCCAAGTTCCAGGACAACGAGGACTTCGCCACCATCAAGCGGCTGGAGCCGGGCGAATACGCGGACGCCAAGATGCGTATCAAGATCGGCGAGAAGGCCAAGGCCGGCTCGGGCTACTTCTTCACGACCGGGTACTCATACGGCGCGGACGACAAGTGCGGCTTTGACGACATCAGCCAGTTCGACTTCAGCGTCCTCTCCCCCGGCAGCAAGCCCGGCAAGGTGGACGACGCCAAGGGCAAGCCCGGGAAGCCCGAGGACGGTAAGGGCAGGCCGGGAAAGCCTGGCCAGCTGGGCACCGCCGGGAACAAGTCAGCGCCGCACGGCGGCAGCGGCCTCGACGAGCTCCCGGTCAGCGGCAAGCTCGCTGAAACCGGCTCCTCGGACACACTGCCGACCCTCGCCGCCATCGGTGGTGCCGCCGCCCTAGCGGGTGCCGGGGCCGTTTTCCTCGTGCGTCGTCGCAAGACCGGATCCGAGGCGTAA
- a CDS encoding PucR family transcriptional regulator, which produces MPLHISDLLARPDLALSVAYDMPPELLARAVEAATVSDLPAPGKWLQGGELLMTIGLLLPMEPADCQTYVRDVAEGGAACLALGLGQGLPYQEAPEPLVTAARESGLPLLTVPDEVPFIAVTKAVFDARANEQREMLHRAFATQRRLTAAATGGELRAMLEEWTAATGVGAAVLDPLGRLLAAGEPDARSPLAEARDLIERVAARGLRGSASSTAAGRQLEVQPLGARRLRGLLLLTGRPDDAARSVVPGLVSLLSLELERRHLSDEPERRRRSALLSELLADEEPSAERARDMLVAAGLTAERVRGVVVEPVGAESVGGPPGTGSRAAAGAASRRASGVGSGTASGSAESAAQEMAADLALAIPGGLVRVRDAAASGPVSGASGGKSKTGTGTRTATGTGTDMRTRTATSTGTGTDRAKGAATDTATDTGGIIEAVVGEDLDIRDVLGRFAPGRPAGIGPATAPEAVRVSLRQAAGLLAVSRSSGAPAEARQSQASRLLLDLGDPRTLHGYADAVLGPLDVADNGEELLATLAAWLETGGAWDATSRRLGVHRHTVRNRLDKAMDLTGRRLDDPDDRFDLWLATRIRRGGAPAPGTPVDAPSRIRNSGSGTHTSA; this is translated from the coding sequence ATGCCGCTGCATATCTCCGACCTGCTGGCCCGGCCCGATCTCGCGTTGTCGGTCGCCTACGACATGCCGCCGGAGCTGCTGGCCCGCGCCGTCGAGGCGGCGACCGTCTCGGATCTGCCGGCACCCGGGAAATGGCTGCAGGGCGGTGAACTCCTCATGACCATCGGCCTGTTGCTGCCGATGGAGCCGGCCGACTGCCAGACGTACGTACGGGACGTCGCCGAGGGCGGCGCGGCCTGTCTGGCGCTCGGGCTCGGGCAGGGGCTGCCCTACCAGGAAGCGCCCGAGCCGCTGGTGACTGCCGCCAGGGAGTCGGGGCTGCCCCTGCTGACGGTGCCGGACGAGGTGCCGTTCATCGCCGTCACCAAGGCCGTCTTCGACGCGCGGGCCAACGAGCAGCGCGAAATGCTGCACCGGGCGTTCGCGACCCAGCGGCGACTCACGGCCGCGGCCACGGGTGGCGAGCTGCGGGCGATGCTGGAGGAGTGGACCGCCGCCACGGGCGTCGGCGCGGCGGTGCTCGACCCGCTGGGCCGGCTGCTCGCGGCGGGTGAGCCGGATGCGCGGTCGCCGCTGGCCGAGGCACGCGACCTGATCGAACGGGTCGCGGCGCGCGGGCTGCGCGGCAGCGCGTCCAGCACGGCCGCGGGGCGGCAGTTGGAGGTCCAGCCACTGGGCGCGCGGCGGCTGCGCGGACTGCTGCTGCTCACCGGCCGGCCCGATGACGCGGCCCGGTCCGTCGTACCGGGCCTGGTGTCGCTGCTCTCGCTGGAGCTGGAGCGACGCCATCTGAGCGATGAGCCGGAGCGTCGCCGCAGGTCGGCGCTGTTGTCGGAGCTGCTGGCCGACGAGGAGCCGTCCGCCGAGCGGGCCCGGGACATGCTGGTAGCCGCCGGTCTGACCGCCGAGCGGGTACGCGGGGTTGTGGTGGAGCCGGTTGGGGCGGAGTCGGTCGGGGGGCCTCCCGGAACCGGATCCAGGGCGGCGGCCGGGGCGGCGTCACGTAGAGCATCCGGGGTTGGTTCCGGCACCGCTTCCGGGAGCGCGGAAAGCGCCGCGCAGGAAATGGCCGCCGACCTGGCCCTGGCCATCCCCGGCGGCCTGGTCCGGGTGCGGGACGCAGCAGCCAGCGGGCCGGTGAGCGGGGCCTCGGGCGGGAAGTCGAAGACGGGCACGGGCACGAGGACAGCCACGGGCACGGGGACGGACATGCGCACGAGAACAGCCACCAGCACAGGGACGGGGACGGACAGGGCGAAGGGCGCTGCGACGGATACCGCGACGGACACCGGGGGGATCATCGAGGCGGTCGTCGGCGAGGATCTCGACATCCGCGATGTGCTCGGCCGGTTCGCGCCGGGCCGTCCGGCGGGCATCGGGCCGGCCACCGCCCCCGAAGCGGTACGGGTGTCCCTGCGCCAGGCGGCCGGACTGCTCGCCGTCAGCCGGTCGAGCGGCGCGCCCGCCGAGGCACGGCAGAGCCAGGCCAGCCGGTTGCTGCTGGACCTGGGCGACCCCCGTACGCTGCACGGCTACGCCGATGCCGTGCTCGGCCCGCTCGATGTCGCGGACAACGGCGAGGAGTTGCTGGCCACCCTGGCAGCCTGGCTGGAGACCGGCGGCGCCTGGGACGCCACCAGCCGCCGGCTCGGCGTCCACCGCCACACCGTACGCAATCGTCTCGACAAGGCCATGGACCTCACCGGCCGCCGCCTCGACGACCCCGACGACCGCTTCGACCTCTGGCTCGCCACCCGCATCCGCCGCGGCGGCGCCCCCGCCCCCGGCACCCCCGTTGACGCACCATCCAGAATCCGGAATTCAGGGAGCGGCACGCACACGAGCGCGTGA
- a CDS encoding 4'-phosphopantetheinyl transferase family protein, translated as MIDKLLPPPIATAAAFHDDHDDDPASTMFPEELELVARAVPKRQKEFHTVRRCARRALSELGIAPAPILPGPGRAPRWPDGIIGSMTHCTGFRAAAVARATDVMTIGLDAEPNEPIADPAVVDAISLPEERAQFPRLTALQPDVCWDRLLFSAKESVYKAWYPLTGRWLDFEEAHLTLDPTNATFTARLLVPGPVVNGTRITEFGGRWLIASGLVVTAISVMAQDTTAQPR; from the coding sequence ATGATCGACAAACTGCTGCCGCCCCCGATCGCGACCGCCGCAGCCTTCCACGACGACCACGACGACGACCCGGCGTCCACCATGTTCCCCGAGGAGCTGGAGCTGGTGGCCCGCGCGGTCCCGAAACGGCAGAAGGAGTTCCACACCGTACGCCGCTGCGCACGCCGCGCCCTGTCCGAACTCGGCATCGCCCCCGCCCCCATCCTGCCCGGCCCCGGCCGTGCACCACGCTGGCCGGACGGCATCATCGGCTCGATGACACACTGCACCGGCTTCCGCGCCGCAGCCGTCGCCCGCGCGACGGACGTGATGACCATCGGCCTGGACGCGGAACCCAACGAGCCGATCGCCGACCCCGCAGTCGTCGACGCCATATCGCTCCCCGAAGAGCGCGCCCAATTCCCCCGGCTGACAGCCCTACAGCCCGACGTGTGCTGGGACCGCCTGCTGTTCAGCGCCAAAGAGAGCGTCTACAAGGCGTGGTATCCGCTCACCGGCCGCTGGCTGGACTTCGAAGAGGCCCACCTCACCCTCGACCCGACGAACGCCACCTTCACCGCCCGTCTCCTCGTACCGGGACCCGTCGTCAACGGCACCCGGATCACAGAATTCGGCGGCCGATGGCTCATCGCGTCCGGACTGGTGGTGACAGCCATCTCGGTGATGGCGCAAGACACGACGGCACAACCGAGATGA
- the lpdA gene encoding dihydrolipoyl dehydrogenase: MSNVTGGTTGGPTVGTGTAGGISGVPEPDVIVIGGGTGGYSTALRAAGLGLRVVLAERDLIGGTCLHRGCIPSKAMLHAAELVDGIAEARERWGVKATLDAVDWDALTTTRDGIVSRNHQGVAGHLARAGVRVVHGTARLTGPRSVLIDGPEGGAFTARRGIVLATGSRPRRLPGLSADGRRVVTSDDALFAPGLPESVLVLGGGAIGVEYASFHHSMGAEVTLVEAADRLLPLEDEDVSRHLARGLRKRGIMVRTGSTLVGTELLANGVRAILRTAKGEELVVESERPLVAIGRTPVTDGLGLEAAGLSTDGRGFLAPADWTRLETAVPGVHVVGDLLPPPSPGLAHASFAEGLLAAETLAGVPSPPVDYATVPRVTYSSPQTASVGLSEAGARAQGRDIKVNTMPLTATAKGMVHGQGGMVKVIAAADGAGGEAAEAVLGVHLVGPHVSEMIAESQLIVGWDAEPSDVARHLHAHPTLSEAVGEVFLTLAGRGLHQH; this comes from the coding sequence ATGAGCAACGTCACGGGCGGAACTACAGGCGGACCCACGGTCGGAACGGGTACGGCCGGCGGGATCTCCGGCGTCCCCGAGCCGGACGTCATCGTGATCGGCGGTGGCACCGGCGGCTACAGCACCGCGCTGCGCGCCGCCGGCCTCGGGCTGCGGGTGGTGCTCGCCGAACGCGATCTGATCGGCGGTACCTGCCTGCATCGCGGCTGCATTCCCAGCAAGGCGATGCTGCACGCGGCGGAGCTGGTGGACGGCATCGCGGAGGCGCGCGAGCGGTGGGGGGTGAAGGCCACGCTGGACGCCGTCGACTGGGACGCGCTGACCACCACCCGGGACGGCATCGTTTCCCGCAATCACCAGGGTGTGGCAGGCCACTTGGCGCGCGCCGGGGTACGGGTGGTGCACGGTACGGCGCGGCTGACCGGACCCCGTTCGGTGCTGATCGACGGCCCCGAGGGCGGCGCGTTCACGGCCCGGCGCGGCATCGTCCTGGCGACCGGCTCCCGGCCGCGGAGGCTGCCGGGGCTCTCGGCCGACGGCCGACGGGTCGTCACCAGCGATGACGCGCTGTTCGCCCCGGGGCTGCCGGAGTCGGTGCTGGTGCTGGGCGGCGGCGCGATCGGCGTCGAGTACGCGTCCTTCCACCACTCCATGGGCGCCGAGGTGACGCTCGTCGAGGCTGCGGACCGGCTGCTGCCGCTGGAGGACGAGGATGTCAGCCGGCATCTTGCGCGCGGTCTGAGGAAGCGCGGCATCATGGTCCGTACCGGCTCGACGCTGGTCGGCACGGAGCTGCTGGCGAACGGGGTGCGGGCCATCCTCCGTACGGCCAAGGGCGAGGAACTCGTGGTCGAGTCGGAGCGACCGCTGGTCGCGATCGGGCGGACTCCCGTGACGGACGGGCTCGGCCTGGAGGCGGCCGGACTGTCCACGGACGGGCGGGGGTTCCTCGCACCGGCGGACTGGACGCGGCTGGAGACGGCCGTGCCGGGCGTGCATGTGGTCGGCGATCTGCTGCCGCCGCCGTCGCCGGGTCTTGCGCACGCCTCGTTCGCGGAGGGGCTGCTGGCCGCCGAGACGCTGGCGGGCGTCCCGTCACCTCCGGTGGACTATGCGACCGTGCCCCGGGTGACATATTCCAGCCCGCAGACCGCGTCGGTCGGTCTGAGCGAGGCCGGGGCACGCGCCCAGGGGCGGGACATCAAGGTCAACACCATGCCGCTGACGGCGACCGCGAAGGGCATGGTGCATGGGCAGGGCGGCATGGTGAAGGTGATCGCGGCGGCGGACGGGGCGGGTGGCGAGGCGGCCGAGGCGGTGCTGGGCGTCCACCTGGTCGGCCCACATGTCTCGGAAATGATCGCGGAGAGCCAGCTGATCGTGGGGTGGGATGCCGAACCGTCGGATGTGGCGCGGCATCTCCACGCACACCCGACGCTGTCGGAGGCGGTCGGCGAGGTGTTTCTGACGTTGGCGGGGCGGGGATTGCATCAGCACTGA
- a CDS encoding metallophosphoesterase family protein: MTYEIRTLPPETPSTRTPDRTTTPAPATGSPLGRDRRHGRGRGRGRGTLVAVSDLHVRYPENREIVERLRPESDDDWLLIAGDVAECVADIRWALALLKSRFATVVWVPGNHELWTPANDPVQLRGVARYQHLVTICRELGVLTPEDPYPVWEGEGGPVVIAPLFLLYDYTFRPPGAHSKETALDIAEEAGVVCNDEFLLHPDPYPTRDAWCRDRLTATETKLAAVPAELPTILVNHFPLVREPTRPLWYPEFALWCGTEATADWPRRFRAAAVVYGHLHIPRLLICDGIPHQEVSLGYPREWRRRSTPPGRPVQILPTTTGTTGTAGTTA, from the coding sequence GTGACCTACGAGATCCGCACCCTCCCTCCAGAAACCCCCAGCACACGCACTCCCGACCGCACCACCACCCCCGCACCCGCCACCGGCTCGCCCCTCGGACGCGACCGCAGGCACGGGCGCGGGCGCGGGCGCGGGCGCGGCACGCTGGTGGCCGTCAGCGATCTGCACGTCCGGTACCCGGAAAACCGCGAGATCGTCGAGCGGCTCAGACCGGAGTCCGACGACGACTGGCTGCTGATCGCCGGGGACGTCGCCGAGTGCGTCGCCGATATCCGATGGGCCCTGGCCCTGCTCAAGAGCCGGTTCGCCACCGTCGTATGGGTTCCCGGCAATCACGAACTGTGGACCCCCGCCAACGATCCCGTCCAGCTGCGCGGCGTCGCCCGATACCAGCATCTGGTCACAATCTGCCGGGAGCTGGGCGTCCTCACCCCTGAGGACCCGTATCCGGTCTGGGAGGGCGAGGGCGGCCCGGTCGTCATCGCGCCCCTGTTCCTCCTCTACGACTACACGTTCCGGCCGCCGGGGGCGCACTCCAAGGAAACCGCGCTCGACATCGCCGAAGAGGCCGGAGTGGTGTGCAACGACGAGTTCCTGCTGCACCCGGATCCGTATCCGACGCGGGACGCATGGTGCCGGGACCGGCTGACGGCCACCGAGACCAAACTCGCCGCCGTGCCGGCGGAGCTGCCCACCATCCTCGTCAACCACTTCCCGCTGGTACGCGAACCCACCCGCCCGCTGTGGTATCCCGAGTTCGCGCTCTGGTGCGGGACGGAGGCCACCGCGGACTGGCCGCGCCGCTTCCGCGCGGCCGCCGTGGTCTACGGCCATCTCCACATACCGCGCCTGCTGATCTGCGACGGCATCCCCCACCAGGAGGTGTCGCTCGGCTACCCACGTGAATGGCGACGCCGTTCCACCCCGCCGGGCCGCCCCGTCCAGATCCTCCCCACCACCACAGGAACCACAGGAACCGCAGGAACCACCGCATGA
- the treY gene encoding malto-oligosyltrehalose synthase, which translates to MTQPSNPSPTATYRLQLQPEFPFSAAERAVPHIAALGVSHLHLSPVLEAVPRSTHGYDVVDHTVVRAELGGERGLRALAGTARSHGLGLIVDIVPNHMAVPAPASLNGPLWEVLRDGPASPYAAWFDIDWDAGHGGRLLLPVLAGRLGEEFPHFRVEDGVLRYHEHAFPLRSGTERLPLERLLDAQWYRLAWWRLARSELNYRRFFTVSELIGVRVENPDVFEATHGTLLRLTREGVIDGLRVDHPDGLADPGGYLARLKARTGGRWTVVEKILTGEERLPDRWACAGTTGYDALRRIDALFVCPQGVGRLFAHYRDHVTPLADTGGDWEETVRRAAYEVVTHDLAAEVERLVRTAARIGERVPRPGDHAPWALRQAIRELLVRLPVYRPYAADADRAGRDAAMLDTAAARARTTFRVPEEARAVDLIRDLALGRLGGGEGEVGGEREREGGTDPSDTPSADVADFAARFAQTASALRAKSVEDTALYRYPVLLSACEVGGDPGEPALGPAAFHAYCTRVQQDWPATGTVLSTHDTKRSADVRARIAVLSECPDRWRDVLGAVTGEAGERGVMGAAPWDPMVSWLAWQTVFGLGAAAADGPSADGGRGVERVSQAVLKAVREAGLRTSWTEQDTEYEEAVAEFVRGGPCGPGAAPLAALDEDLAPFVRANVLGAALLHLTMPGVPDLYQGTEREYAALVDPDNRRPARFRPELLAELDGGAAPGDLSGEKLRLTAAALRLRRDRPEWFGAAASYEPLPAEGPAAEHCVAFCRSGRVVSVATRLSLRLAEAGGWWDTVLRLPPGGPWRELLTGREVAGGAVVGLSELLAESPVALFVAG; encoded by the coding sequence GGCTGCAGCTTCAGCCGGAGTTCCCGTTCTCCGCCGCCGAGCGGGCGGTGCCGCATATCGCCGCGCTCGGCGTCTCCCATCTGCATCTCTCCCCCGTCCTGGAGGCGGTACCGCGGTCCACGCACGGCTACGACGTGGTCGACCACACGGTGGTACGGGCCGAGCTGGGCGGCGAGCGGGGGCTGCGGGCGCTCGCGGGGACGGCCCGGTCGCACGGCCTCGGCCTGATCGTCGACATCGTGCCGAACCATATGGCCGTGCCGGCGCCGGCATCGCTCAACGGGCCGCTGTGGGAGGTGTTGCGGGACGGCCCCGCGTCCCCGTATGCCGCGTGGTTCGACATCGACTGGGATGCCGGGCACGGCGGTCGGCTGCTGCTTCCGGTGCTCGCCGGGCGCCTGGGCGAGGAGTTCCCCCACTTCCGGGTCGAAGACGGGGTGCTGCGCTATCACGAGCACGCCTTTCCGCTGCGTTCCGGTACCGAGCGGCTGCCGCTGGAGCGCCTCCTGGACGCCCAGTGGTACCGCCTCGCCTGGTGGCGGCTGGCCCGCAGCGAGCTCAACTACCGGCGCTTCTTCACCGTTTCGGAGCTGATCGGCGTACGGGTGGAGAACCCCGACGTCTTCGAGGCGACGCATGGCACACTGCTGCGGCTGACGCGCGAGGGCGTCATCGACGGGCTGCGCGTCGACCATCCGGACGGGCTGGCGGACCCGGGTGGCTATCTGGCCCGGCTGAAGGCCCGGACCGGCGGCCGCTGGACGGTCGTGGAGAAGATCCTGACCGGTGAGGAGCGGCTGCCGGACCGCTGGGCGTGCGCGGGCACGACCGGCTATGACGCGCTGCGCCGCATCGACGCGCTGTTCGTCTGCCCGCAGGGCGTAGGACGGCTCTTCGCCCACTACCGGGACCACGTCACCCCGTTGGCCGACACGGGCGGCGACTGGGAGGAGACGGTGCGCCGGGCCGCGTACGAGGTCGTCACGCACGATCTGGCGGCGGAGGTCGAGCGGCTGGTGCGGACGGCGGCGCGGATCGGCGAACGCGTTCCCCGGCCGGGCGACCACGCGCCATGGGCGCTGCGCCAGGCGATCCGGGAGCTGCTGGTGCGGCTGCCCGTCTACCGTCCGTACGCCGCGGACGCGGACCGGGCGGGGCGGGACGCGGCGATGCTGGACACGGCGGCGGCGCGGGCACGCACCACGTTCCGGGTCCCGGAAGAGGCGCGCGCGGTGGATCTGATCCGTGATCTGGCGCTGGGGCGGTTGGGTGGCGGGGAGGGGGAGGTTGGTGGGGAGAGGGAGAGGGAGGGCGGCACGGACCCGTCGGACACGCCCAGTGCCGATGTCGCCGACTTCGCCGCGCGCTTCGCGCAGACCGCGTCCGCGCTGCGCGCCAAGTCCGTCGAGGACACCGCCCTCTACCGCTACCCGGTGCTGCTCTCGGCCTGTGAGGTCGGCGGTGACCCCGGGGAGCCCGCCCTCGGCCCGGCGGCGTTCCACGCGTACTGCACCCGGGTGCAACAGGACTGGCCCGCCACCGGGACGGTGCTCTCCACGCACGACACCAAGCGCAGCGCGGACGTCCGGGCGCGGATCGCTGTGCTGTCGGAGTGCCCGGACCGGTGGCGGGATGTGCTGGGTGCGGTGACGGGCGAGGCCGGCGAGCGCGGGGTGATGGGCGCGGCGCCCTGGGATCCGATGGTCTCGTGGCTGGCCTGGCAGACCGTGTTCGGACTGGGGGCGGCGGCCGCTGACGGGCCGTCGGCGGACGGTGGGCGCGGTGTGGAGCGGGTGTCACAGGCCGTTCTCAAGGCCGTACGGGAGGCCGGGCTGCGTACCTCGTGGACAGAGCAGGACACGGAGTACGAGGAAGCGGTGGCGGAGTTCGTACGCGGCGGCCCGTGCGGTCCCGGGGCGGCCCCGCTTGCCGCGCTGGACGAGGATCTGGCGCCGTTCGTCCGGGCGAATGTGCTGGGTGCGGCGCTGTTGCACCTGACCATGCCGGGGGTGCCCGATCTCTATCAGGGCACCGAGCGGGAGTACGCCGCGCTCGTCGACCCGGACAACCGACGGCCCGCCCGCTTCCGGCCGGAGCTGCTCGCGGAGCTGGACGGCGGGGCCGCGCCGGGGGATCTGTCCGGTGAGAAGCTGCGGCTGACGGCGGCGGCGCTGCGGCTGCGGCGCGACCGTCCGGAGTGGTTCGGTGCGGCCGCGTCGTACGAGCCGCTGCCCGCGGAGGGGCCCGCGGCCGAGCACTGTGTGGCCTTCTGCCGCAGCGGGCGGGTGGTGTCGGTGGCGACCCGGCTGTCGCTGCGTCTGGCGGAGGCGGGTGGCTGGTGGGACACGGTCCTGCGGCTGCCACCCGGAGGACCTTGGCGCGAGCTGCTGACCGGCCGGGAGGTGGCGGGCGGTGCGGTGGTGGGGCTGAGCGAGCTGCTGGCGGAGTCGCCGGTGGCGCTGTTCGTGGCAGGGTGA
- a CDS encoding LysR family transcriptional regulator: protein MSLRQMEYLVAVVEEASFTRAAEALHVTQSALSHQIKALEREVGGPLLERMSRGVRLTVMGRAYFPHAELAVRSARQARRAALAAAGAESGELHIATVHGQAIGVLPEVCARWAREHPRVRLLLHEYATTQELYEQMERGVADVAVGPRPEDWQGPVTVIGREEMVLVVPHDDPLAARESVRLTDLAERPWVRCSLEPVVDGRRWLDLQCERAGFVPRTAVRTQHSSTAVRMASAGVGVLLTAAHELTGLDCASVPTDPPWRRDISVFSRVELTGAAAVFSELLRAVSGDEKNPAAGNAR, encoded by the coding sequence ATGAGTCTGCGACAGATGGAATACCTCGTGGCGGTCGTCGAGGAGGCGTCCTTCACCCGCGCCGCCGAGGCGCTGCATGTCACCCAGTCCGCGCTCTCCCACCAGATCAAGGCGCTGGAACGCGAGGTCGGCGGCCCCTTGTTGGAGCGGATGAGCCGCGGAGTACGACTGACCGTGATGGGCCGGGCCTACTTTCCGCACGCCGAACTCGCCGTACGCAGTGCCCGCCAGGCCCGCCGCGCCGCCCTGGCCGCGGCCGGCGCGGAGAGCGGCGAACTGCATATCGCGACGGTGCACGGCCAGGCGATCGGTGTGCTGCCGGAGGTCTGCGCCCGTTGGGCCCGCGAGCACCCGAGGGTGCGTCTGCTCCTCCACGAGTACGCCACCACCCAGGAGCTGTACGAGCAGATGGAGCGAGGCGTCGCCGATGTCGCCGTGGGGCCGCGCCCCGAGGACTGGCAGGGGCCGGTCACCGTCATCGGCCGGGAGGAGATGGTGTTGGTCGTGCCGCATGACGATCCGTTGGCCGCCCGGGAGTCCGTACGGCTCACGGACCTGGCGGAGCGGCCATGGGTGCGGTGCAGCCTGGAGCCGGTGGTGGACGGTCGGCGGTGGCTGGACCTGCAGTGCGAGCGGGCCGGTTTCGTGCCCCGTACCGCGGTCCGCACCCAGCACAGCTCGACGGCCGTACGGATGGCGTCGGCCGGTGTCGGCGTGCTGCTGACCGCCGCCCATGAACTCACCGGCCTGGACTGTGCGTCCGTGCCCACCGATCCGCCGTGGCGCCGCGATATCAGCGTCTTCTCACGGGTCGAACTGACGGGCGCGGCAGCGGTGTTCAGTGAGCTGCTGCGCGCCGTGTCGGGCGACGAGAAGAATCCGGCGGCCGGGAATGCCCGGTGA
- a CDS encoding DUF1707 and FHA domain-containing protein: protein MTSLEFPARPARPSDADRERALDLLRDGAAQGRLSQDTFLRRMELVLTAQEHSELALATADVESRGKVQGALLRLVGRMSAFHIRIRRAWRTERLPKLLLPEPGPFPLLIGRAPGVGLRLNHETVSRAHAELRSAGKSWMLRDLGSTNGTCVNGRRVVGEVPVGPGDHITFGRVDYVLTER from the coding sequence ATGACTTCGCTGGAGTTCCCCGCACGGCCGGCGCGTCCGTCGGACGCCGACCGGGAGCGCGCCCTCGATCTGCTGCGGGATGGCGCGGCACAGGGACGGCTGTCCCAGGACACCTTCCTGCGCCGGATGGAACTCGTCCTCACCGCCCAGGAACACTCCGAACTGGCCTTGGCCACGGCGGATGTGGAGAGCCGCGGCAAGGTCCAGGGCGCGCTGCTGCGGCTGGTCGGCCGGATGTCGGCCTTCCATATCAGGATCCGCAGGGCCTGGCGTACGGAGCGGCTGCCCAAACTCCTGCTGCCCGAGCCGGGTCCGTTCCCGCTGCTCATAGGGCGGGCTCCGGGCGTCGGCCTACGCCTCAACCATGAAACGGTCTCCCGCGCGCACGCAGAACTGCGCAGCGCAGGCAAGAGCTGGATGCTGCGGGATCTCGGCTCCACCAACGGCACCTGCGTCAACGGGCGCCGGGTGGTGGGAGAGGTGCCGGTCGGGCCGGGGGATCACATCACTTTCGGGCGCGTCGACTACGTCCTGACGGAGCGGTGA
- a CDS encoding type 1 glutamine amidotransferase domain-containing protein, which yields MRVAFLMAPKGVEQIELTEPWQAVIAAGGTPKLISTAAGKVQAFHHLDKADRFPVDLTVAEASVADFDGLVLPGGLANPDALRQDRKAVAFTKAFFDAGKPVAAICHAPWTLVEADVVRGRTLTSYPSLRTDIRNAGGTWVDEQVSVCTAGPNTLITSRRPADLHAFCKACVAEFSA from the coding sequence ATGCGAGTGGCATTTCTCATGGCCCCCAAGGGGGTCGAGCAGATTGAGCTGACCGAGCCGTGGCAGGCGGTGATCGCCGCCGGTGGCACGCCGAAGCTGATCTCCACCGCGGCGGGAAAGGTGCAGGCGTTCCACCACCTCGACAAGGCCGACAGGTTCCCCGTCGACCTGACCGTGGCCGAGGCGTCCGTGGCGGACTTCGACGGTCTGGTGCTGCCCGGCGGGCTGGCCAATCCGGACGCGCTGCGCCAGGACCGGAAGGCCGTGGCGTTCACCAAGGCGTTCTTCGACGCGGGCAAGCCGGTGGCCGCCATCTGCCATGCGCCCTGGACCCTGGTCGAGGCCGATGTGGTGCGCGGCCGGACGCTGACGTCCTATCCGAGTCTGCGGACCGACATCCGCAACGCGGGCGGCACCTGGGTCGACGAACAGGTCAGCGTCTGCACCGCCGGACCGAACACACTGATCACCAGCCGGAGGCCCGCTGACCTGCATGCTTTCTGCAAGGCGTGCGTGGCGGAATTCTCCGCGTAG